The following nucleotide sequence is from Mesobacillus jeotgali.
AAAATAATCTATGGGTGGTAATGTAGGTGTACAAGCAGAAAACAACACGATTCAACATCTTAGATCACTGCTTGTCCGACTGCAGAACAGCCTGGTTTAACATCACGGTAATTGAGGTAAGATAACATTAGAGCAAGCTGGTTAGCTCCCGGGAAGCAACTAAGATCAGCAAAGACTAATTTTACTTCGCTGCAGTTTGAACTCTTTAAAAGGGTGTAAAACCCCTTAGCACTATTACTACTTGTAAAATACATCTACTTTTTAAGGAGGAATAACATTATGATGAGTTTTCTTTGGGCATTAATTATTGGTGGTATTATTGGGTGGTTAGCAGGATTAATCTTGGGAAGAGATATTCCTGGCGGCATCATTGGTAACATCATCGCTGGTTTCGTAGGTGCTTGGATTGGACAAGCAATCTTAGGAAACTGGGGACCTGTAGTTGCTGACTTTGCGATTGTCCCGGCATTGATCGGTGCGATTGCATTGGTATTCATCGTCAGCCTTGTCATGAAAAGCATGCGTAAAGCTGACTAATAGCATTATGAAAAAATCCTTCCGATTTGGAAGGATTTTTTTTGTGAATTTATACAAATTTTAAATCTCATTAGGATCAATGTTAAAAAATATCGGCGGTTGGTCGATAAAAGGTGCGTGACATATTATTCTTTCTTGTGTGAACGGGTGGGTGAATTCCATTTTTACTGCATGCAGCGCTTGCCTGTGAAATGTATCGCTTCCGCTGTACAGGGTGTCCCCGGCAAGCGGGTGCCCAATTGAGCTGAAATGCACCCGGATCTGATGGGTCCTGCCGGTATCAAGTGAGCATTGAACCAGAGTAAGATTTTTATGTTTTATTTTATCTAATACTTTGAAGTGAGTGATGGCCTGCTGCCCTGTCTCAGATACTCTTCTTCTTGTTGGGTGATGCCGGTCCCGGCCGATTGGTTTATTAATTGTTCCTTTTTTCTGACTGATGATGCCGTCAGCCAAAGCCAAATAGGTTCTTTTAATTGCGCGCTCCTCCAGCATTTTATCTAGAATGGCTGTTATGAGCGGGTTTTTAGCGAAAAGCACGGCACCTGTTGTCTCGCGGTCAAGTCTGTGGATATGACGCGGCCGGGTAACTTCTCCATTTGACTCCGTATGGAAAGCAGCTGCATTCGCCAAAGTACCGCCTTGGCCGCTCACGTTTGGATGGGTATCCATTCCTGACGGTTTATTGAATATAATCAGGTGGTCGTCCTCATACAGGACATCAACATCCAAGTATTCAGGATGGACAGTCTGCTCTTCTTCAGTAAAAAGTTTCAAGCTTAAGCGGTCATTTTTTTTAAGGGGAGTTGTCCAATCGGGAACATGTCCGTTAATCAGGACGTTTTTTTCCATCCTTAAAAGATGGACCAATTTTTTTGGAGCTTTCCAAAAATCCTTGAAAAGTGTTTCAAGAGTGTGCTTTTCCCATTCAGCGGGAATGACAAGTTCACACCATTCGCCTTTTTTAGTTGTATGTATCATATTGATCTCCTGACTTCATTAATTTTTACTGAGTTGACGGTAAAAAACTTGTTTGCATTGAAGAAGGATCTGTCAACTTTTACCGCATGCATGGGCATAATTACCACCCAGTTAATTGGAATGAATATGTTATTCTAGGTATATATATTACGAATAGATTACAAAGGGTATAAAAAGGTGGGTCGATCATTGAAAATTGTATTTGCGTCTACACCCGGACAAGAAGAAAAAGTGCTAGAACTGGCAAGATATTTTTACACTGATATTTTTCCATTGTACTTTACGGATGAAGACATTCATGAATTCGAAAGGCTTGAAGTACTACATACGAGACCCGAACAGTTCGAGAGATTCAGTACACTTGGCGATGCATTCCAGGTGATCACAAGCATGCAGACATTGATCTCTATTTTGGAGTCTGGCCACATTCCTGAAAAATATCAGTCGATGTTCCGTAAAAATGTCCAGACATTGACAGACTACGGAATCTGTTTCCCGTTTAATTACAGTCAATTTTGTGATTCCAAGCATGTTCATCTAGATTATATCAGTACTTATACGAAAGCCGCCAACAAACTTTTGCTGTAAATTGATCAAAAAATAATGCAAATGAAAACGCCTGCGAATGCAGGCGTTTTCCATTTATTTTAAAGTGTTTTCATTGAACCAAGCTTCGAAAGTCGCTTCTTCCTGATAGCCAACGATTCGGTTAACTTCTTTTCCATTCTTGTATTGGACGATTGTTGGCGTGGATTCGATGCCGTAATCATTCCAGCCTTGTTCAAACTCCAAGAGGTTGTATTGAACCAGGTCAACTTTCATATCCTCTGCCAGAGGTGCAACAACCGGAGTGGTGCGAACGCAGTGAGGGCATGTCGGACTGTGGAAATAGACGGTGACATCCTCGCCGTTTTCAATTTTTTTCTCCAGTTCTTCAGGCAGGATGATATTTTGATAGTTGGGATCATTCAGTTGTTTGACGGTTTCTGGATGCAGTGTGTCCTTCCCGTAAGGATTTCCTTCAGCTTTTTCCTCATTTTGCGCCTTATTCAGGAAAAATAATGCTGCGAATAATGCAATGATAATTAATAGAAAAACAATGACCTTCTTCAATTTACGCTTCCTCCTTCGATTTCTTCCAGACCAGCAGGCTTAATGAGAAAATAATGATGAATGCAGTTAGTGCCAGGAATGGGATGGTTATAAAACCAAGCCAGTTGATATATTGGCCTGTACAAGGAACCCTTCCGCAAGTAACAGCATTGTCAGCCATGAATGGCACCTTTTGCAATGAATAGTGGTACAGCGATATCAATCCGCCGACAGCTGACATAATCATCGTATAAAAGGTAATCTTATAATCTTTTTTAACGACTGCAATCCCGAGTATCAACGCAAAAGGATACATCAGGATTCGCTGATACCAGCACAGGAGACAAGGCTCATACTGCCGGATTTCTGAGAAATACAGACTGCCGAACATGGCAACGATCGACGCAGCCCAGGCCGCAAATAAATACGACTCCCTTGAATCTTTTTTCGTCTCTTTCAAGCTAATCTCCCCTAAGCTAGATAATCTCTATTTAAACATTCTATATAAAAGAAACACTTATCTCTCATTACATCTTAAGGAATGTAATAAAATATTTCAATTAACATTATGTGAAATTATTTTTCCCAATACAAAGGGAGAAGCTAAATAAAGAGTTATAACCGATTAATTTAGGGTATAGGAATATGATGATGGTTTTGAGTCTTGTTTGTTTTTTACATACATAGTAAGCAAATGCTAATATAACGGTTTTTTATGACAGAAAGGATGCAGGATTATATGAGTGAATTGGATTTGTCCAAATTTGAAAAAAGAATGATCATCCGCAACACGAAGCAAGAGGATATTGATGAAATCATCAAGATGCAGAACAGCTGCTTTCCGGGAATG
It contains:
- a CDS encoding GlsB/YeaQ/YmgE family stress response membrane protein, with product MSFLWALIIGGIIGWLAGLILGRDIPGGIIGNIIAGFVGAWIGQAILGNWGPVVADFAIVPALIGAIALVFIVSLVMKSMRKAD
- a CDS encoding RluA family pseudouridine synthase translates to MIHTTKKGEWCELVIPAEWEKHTLETLFKDFWKAPKKLVHLLRMEKNVLINGHVPDWTTPLKKNDRLSLKLFTEEEQTVHPEYLDVDVLYEDDHLIIFNKPSGMDTHPNVSGQGGTLANAAAFHTESNGEVTRPRHIHRLDRETTGAVLFAKNPLITAILDKMLEERAIKRTYLALADGIISQKKGTINKPIGRDRHHPTRRRVSETGQQAITHFKVLDKIKHKNLTLVQCSLDTGRTHQIRVHFSSIGHPLAGDTLYSGSDTFHRQALHAVKMEFTHPFTQERIICHAPFIDQPPIFFNIDPNEI
- a CDS encoding YhcU family protein; protein product: MKIVFASTPGQEEKVLELARYFYTDIFPLYFTDEDIHEFERLEVLHTRPEQFERFSTLGDAFQVITSMQTLISILESGHIPEKYQSMFRKNVQTLTDYGICFPFNYSQFCDSKHVHLDYISTYTKAANKLLL
- a CDS encoding thioredoxin family protein, whose protein sequence is MKKVIVFLLIIIALFAALFFLNKAQNEEKAEGNPYGKDTLHPETVKQLNDPNYQNIILPEELEKKIENGEDVTVYFHSPTCPHCVRTTPVVAPLAEDMKVDLVQYNLLEFEQGWNDYGIESTPTIVQYKNGKEVNRIVGYQEEATFEAWFNENTLK
- a CDS encoding disulfide oxidoreductase — encoded protein: MKETKKDSRESYLFAAWAASIVAMFGSLYFSEIRQYEPCLLCWYQRILMYPFALILGIAVVKKDYKITFYTMIMSAVGGLISLYHYSLQKVPFMADNAVTCGRVPCTGQYINWLGFITIPFLALTAFIIIFSLSLLVWKKSKEEA